From Periophthalmus magnuspinnatus isolate fPerMag1 chromosome 6, fPerMag1.2.pri, whole genome shotgun sequence:
GTGACAGCAGACATGATCCGGGACCACCTGCCTGCTCCCTCCAGTGATGTCCTGGTTGTCTTGTGTGGTCCCCCACCTATGATACAGTATGCGTGTTTGCCAAACTTGGACAAGCTGGGCCACAAAGCtgataatatatttacatactGATTTGGCTAATTTGAATgtctgtttattattttatacttGACATTTATAACTATGTGAAATAAAGCATAATTTACCACACTGACTTATCATTTATGTGGaatgaacaatatatttttattatgaagtTTTTGGTGATGCATTTAAAGGTGTGCCACAAAGTTGATCATGTAACGCACACCTTCTCATTTGGCTAACAAAAAAGCAGCCTactttgaatgtctttctttttttttcttttcttttttttcttgatatCCATGTCGACCATAAGATTATAGAACGATTTATActtgctgtatttttaaagaacaaatattatttcaatttactgtttttgtgactttttcggTGCATATAAAGTTAGTGTTTACATATCCTACGCACTTGAACGCATCCTCGGGAAATGGGCGTGtccgtcttcactccaacatgTCGGCTTGGTGGTGAAACTTTATGCTAAATTATTAACAGTTTCACGGTTTTACCTAGTTTGTAAGGAATATGTTCTGCGAGTACACACTAGACCTATCCAGCACTTTTCCTAAAGACGTATATCGTTGGTCTGTAGTTTTATTTGCGTGGGTTTTCGCTGCAGTCTTACCGGTGTATGGGACTTCAGCAGCAATCAGCCCAGAGAAATGTCTTATTTGGGGCTCAGGGCTGCAAGTAGACGCCGTTTTACCAGTCCGCTACTTCTATATCCAGGCAGTAGATTCAGATGGACACAACCTCACTGCATCTCCTGGTAATGTAAACAGTAATAACTAAAAagatatttctctttttttaatctgtatcATTTCTGTGATGCTTGCTAGACAATCATGACAAAATAATCATAGCAAAATCTTTTATTGTTCACTTACAGCTGACAATCAgatgtatgtttgttttgggtgtttttaaaagtctaGACAAAGTTTACCAatccaaaagacaaaaaaggcTACTTAAACAAGGGGAATTACTTTTTAATGAATTGTAATCTAAAGGTATAGGCCATATTTTCTTATTCTTTCAGGTAAAGATGCTTTCAAGGTGAAAATAAGTTCCCTTGATCAAAAGGAGTACATTCGGATCCATGTTGCTCAACCCCTGGACAGAGGAGATGGATCGTTCCTGGTCAGATACAGGCTGTATGGGACAGCTTCTAAGGGCCTGAGGTGGAAATCTTTCACAGAGATGCTTCTGTTGCCAAGTCTCCATACACTATGCAAGGTTTGTCTTTtctaaaggagacatattatgttGACTTGACTTTTAACTGTGTTGTAATGGTGCTTCCTCATCACTGGCTTACTCAAATTTATACTTTCTGTTTTCACAAACCCCTCATTTCTGCTCGCTCTGTTCTTACTTCCAAGTAATCATAAAATTCAGATCATTCAGGTGGTCTgcgtaatccttcagtcatccaggtttgattcgtagcaaaagacgaagtttaaatctgtcaactggacaaattgctgTAGGATTGAttatgtttcgctgctcatccaaggcgCTCATTCAGGTCATTGGATTACAgctaataaaactataaaaattaaacaatgaaaacacacaTGTGAAAATTTGTTGCTTACTATGATGACATTTCACAATGAAGAGGCACAGGAAGTCATAatattaaaccattttaaatcacaatcatAGTTTAATAGCATATGTCTTCTTTTTAAGTaacttaaaaactgtaaaaaaaataaaaaataaaaaatcctactCCAGCATGACCCTGGACAACCTCCAAAAAACATAAAGGATATCCATATTGACACTATAATAACACAGAACATGGATCTTGAAATATAAAATCAGTATAGATCTATGGAGACTAGTTTTGCATTGGAGAGCTGACTAAACTCGAGAGCTAGACTGAGCTTAAGATAGAGCTCATTATTACAACAGATACTTCTGCTTCCAGGTCCAGTTTACCATGAGTACTGTGACTGCCCAGAGCCTAATGGTTCAGCCTGGCTGAAGGAGCTGCAATGTCCTGAAAAGGAGTCTCAGATTCTGGCAGACTTCAAATCATTCCCCACCGTAGACCTCCAGCGTCTCAGACAGGAAGTGCCCAAAAGATTTTCTAACAGAGGTGGTCTCATTCATTACGCCATTATTAACAACCAGATTTTACCGACGCACCCAAGGAAAATACTACCGACTTCAAGATGTTTTCAGATGAAATACTCTTGTCTTTAACTAGGAAGGTAGGTTTTATGACAATCTCTGTGAAGTGTATAAACTAAATGGATCTTAAATGTTCTGCCTTAGCTTCAGTGCTGTTTAGCATTTATTGAAAAGgatcatttaaaggtacactatgtaactttcgtGGAGGGGGTTCTGACACCcccttgtttctatggagattatatttatttgcctggaatgttccacagtactgcattaaacttatctatactGAATTATAATTAATTACAGTTCTagtcttactgtgagtgtgttGCCTCTGATCTGTCCTGTACTTGCCCCCACGGATGTAGATAAGTtgaatttcatactgtggaaggaacattctaggcaaagaaattccatggagaaaaacaggtggcagaaaacttacgtagtgcacctttaggtaTACAGGaagaaaattataataatgctTTGGATTTATgtagcacctttcaagacatCCAACGCGCTCTAggttgcattattcattctgtCCACACTCTGTGGTTTAAAGTTGATTTCATTTTTCCAGGTCAAAGTACCTGATGTGgaattttacataaatgttggggACTGGCCTTTAGAGACAAAGAGTGCAGATGCGAGCCCTGGCCCTCTCCCCATCTTCTCCTGGTGTGGATCTACTGACACCAGAGATATCGTCCTGCCCACCTATGAGGTCACACACTCCACTCTGGAGACCATGAGAGGAGTCACCAATGACCTGCTGTCTGTCCAGGGACATACTGTACCGTTGCACACCCACTGTTACATATAAAGCAGAATGCACGTTCAAAATTATCCTGTGTACAAGATTCTAtgttccaaaaaataaaaatgcattctgtTCTCAGGGCCTCCCTGGACCCAACAAAACGTCTAGAGCATTTTTCCGTGGCCGGGACAGTCGAGAGGAGCGCCTGCAGTTGGTCACTTTGTCTAAGAAACACCCTGAGCTGCTGGACGGTGGCATCACCGGATGGTTCTTCTTTAGAGACCGAGAGAAAAAAGTGGGCAAAGCTCCACTAGTGGGATTCTTTGACTTTTTCAAGGTAAATCTGGAATATGGGCATCTGGAATAAGCCTAAACATTCACACCAAATTAAAGTAGACATTATGCTGGTACTTGCCTACATAGATaattatttgacattttgttaTTGTAAATTGTGATATTGATATAAATGGCTTAGTAATAGAAAAAGGTTAATTGACTTCGAAACTGCAGAACTGCAATGCATACTGCATGCCAAGTCCATACAGAGTACATATTTATTCATGATTCCTTTTTTTCAGTACAAGTACCAAGTAAACATAGATGGAACAGTGGCAGCATATCGTTTTCCATACCTGATGCTGGGAACAGTCTGTTCTGAAGCAGGATTCACATTACTACGAGCACTTTCTACATCCACCTTAAACCTGGGACTCACTACATCCCGGTGAAGAGGGACCTGTCTGACCTTCTGGAACAAAATCCAGTGGGCCAAGGAGAATGATGCAGAGGCACAGAAGGTGGCCAGGACGGGGACAGGAAGCGGCCAGAGAACTTCTTAAACCTAGCCGactctactgttactactataaCGCACTGCTTATTGTACTCACAAAGGCAGACTGGTCAACCACAACGCCACAAAGATATGGAGCATGTGCCTCAGCTTCGATGACCACACTGCCATTTGTAAATGCAATAGACCAATGCACgaggaaaaacacaaactgaatgaTGAACTGTGAACTACAAAAACATCACCTGCATTTTCTGCTAGAGTTTACATTCCTGACATTGAATTGTCAGTTGTTTAACAGGATATCACAGGGTTTCTACTGTAACAATCATGTATATGTACGTTTTACATATTATGTTTGGCTAATACTGTGCCTGGGTTCTTTTCAAAGATTGGCTAACAAATTATGTGTGATGTAACTGTTATAGAAATATTTTAATACCATTTatgaattatctttttttttttttttaatataaataaataaatacaaaaaaatgaatacattgtttacaaaaatattaaattgtaataatgtaaattgtatatttttattgaaattttattttaccattttaaaattgtatgtaGCTAAGAACAGACAAAAGCATTAGTAAAACATTAGTGCAGGATAAGATGCCTTAAAATGTACATCATGGCATAATAGACTAACTAATCTATACCTAATCCTAGGCAAAATACTTCAAAACCATGTTCTAGCCTATTAGTGACGTTTATCTTATGTCATTAGTGTTTAGTATGAGCAGAATCAGTGCAGTGCTACATCAAGATAGAGTAAAGGAGTTGCTTAAGCCACAATAAGAAATGACTGTCTTTTTAGTGTTCTGACAATTTAAGCAATAAGATGCAATACAAAAAAGCTGTACTTGTTGCTATATTGTCAGACCCAACAGCAGTTTGAAACCTGGCTAGTGGACAGAGCTAATCTAAATCATGTATTATGTCTTGTTGGTTAGTATAAATTTTAATCATGAGTGTAAGTGGATCATTATTTCTCTTTGTGACAATAGCCTGCATCATCCCTGTTGGCGTATGGAGGTACCTGGACCCTTTAAAGAAATTTTCAATGAGACTCCTATCTATCTTGACACACTTTCCTATTGCTGCTTGAAAATTATTACTGAGGACACCGTAGATATTATCTTTATCCTCCTTCTGGCCCATGAAGAGGAACAGGGCGTAGCAGTCTTTTCCAATAGAGGCGCAGAAGTCCACCATTTTCTCACACATGTTCTTGTCGCTAGCTGCCATCTGTGCCACCTCCATGGATTCATCAGATGTCTTCTCTGCTTTACTGTGAAAGTGGGTCCCCTCGAGCTCGGGCAGGTGTAGGGACTTGGACTGCGATTTGGATGTTGGGTTCTTGGTGGGCTTGTCCAGGACCGCCCAGACCCAGTCGGCCCCCAGCAGGACCTTCTGCCCTGGAGTCATCACTGTGCAGTTAAACGTGTCCGTCAGACTCAGCATGACTGTCTCTGAGATGTAGGTCATTAGGAAGATCTGTGAGCGGAAAGCGCAGTTATACGGTTAAAGGAACAGCCTGCACAATTACTAGTACTACAATCTCAGCTGTACTTGGGTTGTGTATAACAGAGACATagaagtttttctcattctcagtaaatggacaggggatagtgaggattcagatcagagagtgtccttttaggtttaaagtcGTGTGTGTCAGTGATTGGTGatggtgattattattattattaataataataataataaaccagctggatttcagcattgaaataGGTAACCTAAATGGGCGGCTCATTCTACTTACTGTTTGGATATCTtgagaactaaaaaaaacaattatcacATTAACAACTTGGCCATCTAATGTAAAAAATcagtaaaagcaatatttgattttaacatCCTCCACATACGTTCCGATATTTCCTTTTACATAGACCCATACCTCAGTGAGTGTCTCCGGACTTGGTGAGAACTTGTTTTCTGGGTCCTTGAATGTGAGGTACATCTGAGTGCGGGCTGCAGCCACAGAGATACATTCATTGAACAGAGGGATGAAGTCACTGGGTTTGGCGGTGGGGGACCTTCGCAGGGTGGCAAAGATGCTCTTCTGGGAGTGAGTGCTCTTGTCACAGGATGGGGTCCTAGAAGGTACAACTTTGAAAGAGGAGAGCAGCTGGTCTTGTTTACTGCCTAATGTTCCCATCACGTATGGTGGACAGGGACCACAGGTCACAGGCTTGTTTCTCTGATGTACTGCAAAAACATACAGACATGTAACATTTGACACCGAGTTGTATTTGTCAGATGGTAGTCTATGCCCACCTGGAATTAATATGGGAATAcactgagttttgtttttgtggatgCAGCAAAACCTGACCTCAAAATTCTAATTGATTGTCTCCTTTCATAATGTTTCCTTATAACCCATATGACCTAAACCCTTCTTATTGACTTAGGCCCCAGTTTAAGTCTGTAAAGGAGGATAAAGTTTGTAACACATTGTAATATTTCTATGGACTGAATGATTAAAACTCATATTTTTTAAGTTCAGttaagggttcatgggagtttgcccaatcagtccacatgtgctttgtggatctggagaaggccatgtccctcgtggtgtcctttgaggGGTGCTCCGTGAGTATGAAGTCCAGGGCCCTTtgttaagggctgtccggtccctgtatgaccggagcaggagctgtttTCGCATTGCTGGcaataagtcagacctgttcccagtgcatgttgaactccgccagggctgctctttgtcaccagttctgttcattgtttgtatggacagaatttttaggtagagccaggggccggaggggctCCGGTTCGTGGAGCACAGGTTCGTGGAGCactggtttgccctctccggctggatggagttcaagtatctcggggtctcgTTCACGAGTGAGAAGGATGGAGCCTGAGATTGACAGACAAATCGGTGCAGCATCCACAgcgatgcggtcgctgtatcagatTGCTGTGattaaagaaggagctgagtcgaaaggtgaagctttaccggtcaatctacattgcTACTCTcacttatggtcatgagctttgagtaatgacCAAAAGATAAGAGAgaacaagatcgcggatacaagtggctgaaatgagtttccacCGCAGGGTGgatgggcgctcccttagaaaTAGGGCGAGGAGCATGGTCatacaggaggagctcagagtatagccgctgctcctccacatcgagaggagccagttgaggtggctcaggcatgtgttgtggatgcctcctggacgcctccctagggaggtgttccgggcatgtcccacaaggaggaggctccggggaagacccaggacacgctggagggactatgtcttgaCTGCCCTCTGAACAACTTGCGGTCCCACCGGAGGActtggaggatgtgtctggggtgagggaagtctgggagtcactgCTTAGACCTGTCTccggatggatggatgaattttttgttactgttttgtgttattattgGTATAGATAGTTCTGCACATCTCGTCACAGAAATGAATGAgtctgtgtaaaagtactcaCCAGGATGAGTGATGGAAAGCCCCCTGTTGGAggtctggccctggtctctGGCCCCGGACCCTGCTGAAATATACAGTGTTTTCTGCTGGACTGTATGGGTccaattgtttgtttttgctattCCCAACATCCAGAAGAAGCTTAGCCTCACAATGTAAGCATGGGTGTGGTGCTTGAAACTTAAAATACTGGAGTTAAACTACAAATTCAACAGAAGAGTCAGCTTACCTGTTAGGCCTACCTGCGGGTGCTTGAGGGCTTTGAAGGGCAAACAATAAAGACCTTTCACATCCACAACATATAATTTGTGAATAATTTACTTTTAgcattaatatttaaaatggcaAACTAACAGTTGGGTGTGGGCTCACCAGTCTTTGTATTTACAGCTAGCACACAATGCCAACTTAATGATACAAACTAGTCATTTGTATCATTAACATTAATCAAACTAGATTGGACCACTGAGATTTTTCAGTTGCTCTGTCTTAAAAATGGTTAGAAACCCTCTTGTATTTCAGGAGTGTCCAAATACATTCAGCATATACAGAATGTCATTGTGGaaacagacagcacacagacacagaaagtgCACTAATTTATATAGGATTGATTGCATATGGCACACTTTGTATCACCaacacaaataattaaatacatttatgtatTTCTGGGATAGTTGAGATAGCAGAATTTATGGTTGGGGTATGGTCTTGTTGTTACAGCATTTAGTTTTGGGCAAATTACACAGTAAAGAATAGTCTGGCCTAATGTCAGCATTTGCATTAGTCGCTTTTGTTAGCAAGAAGCTTGCTTGATTTTAGACAAGATTGTGACATGAATCTAACAAAAAACATGACTTCAGACTATATCTGAATAATGATCAAATAAACACTCTTAGGAGCTTAATAATATGTCAGTATTTCACTATATTAAGTGGTGAGGTGCAGTGTGTGTATGCTGGATTCAATTTCAAAACATCAGTTTATACTGTCTTTAAACAAGTATGGGCACAGCTATAACATATATAGATCATgtgataaaaatataatgatttgaacattttcaaaaacaaaaaaaatggtcAGGACAAAAAGGTTTTTTTTCTACCATGCCATCTTGTCTTCAAAATAATATGCTGCATAAGACTATAACTGCTGTGAGCATTTTAAAACCCGTTTATGTGCAAAGAGAAACTGTTTCAGTCCATTTGATATGTTTCATTCATCTTCACTGGATTTCTTTGGATTTCTGAGGGTCCTCAGGTACAGCTCAGGTGAGCGGTAGACTGACTGTTTACACCTGTGCCATTTGAGGGCGGCGGAACTCCCTCAGCGAGAACTGCAGGCAAAGCATGTTGGGAAAGCCAGGGTTAGAAAGCTGATCAGCTGCTGTGAATCATAAAACTGCATTTCTTATGTGTGGCCTTTGTCttcaaacattacatttgttatttttgctaAATCCTAATATCTCCCACAGCGTGATCAAAGTGAATATAAAACAGTTTTGGCAAGGTGCTTGATAATAGTGATAGTTGTGtataatatattgtataataaTCTTATGAATGCAGAGAGCTATAGAATCCCTTTTGTAAACAGCCTTTCGCTCTATGACAAATGACTTTGTCACTTGCACATATGTGTTTGGTGTTAAAGCCAGTGCTCTTCAGATAGTCCTGTCTTGTGTTAGTGCAGTGAGCAGAGTACTGGTATAGAGGCTCATTAGGCAGCAGTGGGCTGTGAGACACTCACTGTGAGGCTGCCGATGTTCTCAGATGAAGTCCCTATCTCTAACATGGTTTCCTCAGAAGGCGCCATCTGCAGCACACACAAACTGATTATACCATGAcactgacacgcacatgcaaaTAGTCCATTTGACATTAAAAGTTTTGCTTTAGCAATAACACAGTTTCAGCAATGTTAGCACTATGGGTCAAGCCATTTATCTGAACAGGAAGGAAGCCATTCTGTTTGCCATGCAGTGGGAATAAAGACAGGTAAATGTTAGTTGAGGACGCAAGATGCACAACATGTGAAAATTAGTTTTAACATGATATCTTTGTCTTTGACTTTCATTACATTAGAGGTCATCCAGCAATGTAATCGTGTTCTTATAGTGTCTATTGATGACtaatattttacacttttctgTAGAAGAAAGCTTTGCATAAAAGAAG
This genomic window contains:
- the poglut3 gene encoding LOW QUALITY PROTEIN: protein O-glucosyltransferase 3 (The sequence of the model RefSeq protein was modified relative to this genomic sequence to represent the inferred CDS: inserted 3 bases in 2 codons; deleted 7 bases in 7 codons); its protein translation is MFCEYTLDLSSTFPKDVYRWSVVLFAWVFAAVLPVYGTSAAISPEKCLIWGSGLQVDAVLPVRYFYIQAVDSDGHNLTASPGKDAFKVKISSLDQKEYIRIHVAQPLDRGDGSFLVRYRLYGTASKGLXVEIFHRDASVAKSPYTMQGPVYHEYCDCPEPNGSAWLKELQCPEKESQILADFKSFPTVDLQRLRQEVPKRFSNRGGLIHYAIINNQIYRRTQGKYTDFKMFSDEILLSLTRKVKVPDVEFYINVGDWPLETKSADASPGPLPIFSWCGSTDTRDIVLPTYEVTHSTLETMRGVTNDLLSVQGHTGLPGPNKTSRAFFRGRDSREERLQLVTLSKKHPELLDGGITGWFFFRDREKKVGKAPLVGFFDFFKYKYQVNIDGTVAAYRFPYLMLGXQSVLKQDSHYYEHFYIHLKPGTHYIPVKRDLSDLLEKIQWAKENDAEAQKVARRGQEAARELLKPSRLYCYYYNALLLYSQRQTGQPQRHKDMEHVPQLDDHTAICKCNRPMHEEKHKLNDEL